A portion of the Shimia isoporae genome contains these proteins:
- a CDS encoding FadR/GntR family transcriptional regulator codes for MTVDDPSAKLTTRRGKDRTLSDRCYEKILSMIVNGDIAVGSKLPTEHALSEELEVSRPVLRQALKQLREDGVIVSRQGSGSFVQKRPEGAVLDFAPVGSIADIQRTFEFRVAIEGEAAYLAATRRSEEDLKVLRAALEELDRHVARDELGVDTDEIFHEAICAASGNQYFSAARASMKPNILIGLNLTRNLSLTKPKERMEMVQNEHYAILEAIEARDPDAARQAMRAHVDNARMRVFEGQ; via the coding sequence ATGACTGTCGACGACCCCTCAGCGAAACTCACCACGCGCCGCGGCAAGGACCGCACGCTTTCTGATCGTTGCTATGAGAAAATCCTCTCGATGATTGTGAACGGTGATATTGCGGTGGGGTCAAAACTCCCGACAGAGCATGCGTTGAGCGAAGAGCTTGAGGTGTCGCGACCAGTGTTGAGGCAAGCCCTCAAGCAGTTGCGTGAAGACGGTGTCATTGTGTCCAGGCAAGGGTCCGGCTCATTTGTCCAGAAGCGGCCAGAGGGCGCGGTTCTGGATTTTGCGCCCGTCGGCTCTATCGCTGACATCCAGCGTACTTTCGAATTCCGTGTGGCGATCGAAGGCGAGGCAGCGTATCTGGCGGCGACACGTCGCAGCGAGGAAGACCTGAAAGTGTTGCGCGCGGCGCTAGAGGAATTGGATCGTCATGTGGCACGGGACGAACTGGGTGTGGACACAGACGAGATTTTTCACGAGGCAATCTGTGCCGCTTCGGGCAACCAATATTTTTCGGCTGCACGCGCGTCTATGAAGCCCAATATCCTGATCGGCTTGAACCTGACGCGCAATCTGTCGCTGACCAAGCCGAAAGAGCGGATGGAGATGGTGCAGAATGAGCACTATGCCATTCTTGAGGCTATCGAAGCACGCGATCCGGACGCAGCACGCCAAGCCATGCGTGCGCACGTCGATAACGCCCGAATGCGGGTTTTCGAAGGCCAGTAG
- a CDS encoding ABC transporter permease, producing the protein MTETAMTQTPKSRFQSFDFKTAGPAIALILLCIIGFLLNPAFLSEGNITNLLTRSAFIGIIAVGATFVITAGGIDLSVGSMAAVIAGVMIIVMNGAVETFGTGVTTVLIGCGCSVILGIGAGFINGFLTTKGKIEAFIVTLGTMGIFRSLVTYFADGGTLSLNYDIRGVYRPVYYDSFAGLPIPVWVFIIVSICGWLLLNRTAFGRYCTAIGSNESVAKYSAIKVDRIKTWTYVLQGLCVSLATIIYVPRLGSASSSTGVLWELEAIAAVIIGGTVLKGGYGRIGGTILGALILTTIGNILNFTDMISNYLNGTMQGLIIIVAVWLQRGDWGRKNKAN; encoded by the coding sequence ATGACTGAGACTGCCATGACACAAACACCAAAATCCCGCTTTCAAAGCTTTGATTTCAAAACAGCCGGACCGGCAATCGCGTTGATCCTGTTATGTATCATCGGCTTTCTTCTCAATCCCGCATTCCTCAGTGAAGGAAACATAACCAACCTTCTGACGCGCTCGGCCTTCATCGGCATCATCGCTGTCGGGGCGACCTTCGTGATCACCGCCGGAGGGATCGACTTGTCGGTCGGGTCCATGGCGGCTGTCATCGCAGGGGTCATGATTATTGTGATGAACGGAGCGGTGGAGACCTTCGGTACGGGTGTGACCACGGTTCTGATCGGGTGTGGGTGCAGTGTGATCCTTGGCATTGGCGCCGGGTTCATCAACGGCTTCCTCACAACCAAAGGAAAGATCGAAGCTTTCATTGTGACGCTCGGCACGATGGGCATTTTCCGCTCGCTTGTGACCTATTTTGCGGACGGTGGCACTCTGTCGCTGAACTATGACATCCGCGGCGTCTACCGTCCTGTTTACTATGACAGCTTTGCTGGCCTGCCGATCCCGGTCTGGGTGTTCATCATCGTGTCGATCTGCGGCTGGCTTCTACTTAACAGGACGGCGTTTGGCCGCTACTGCACGGCCATCGGTTCGAATGAGAGCGTCGCAAAGTACTCGGCGATCAAGGTCGATAGGATCAAGACCTGGACCTATGTGCTGCAAGGCTTGTGCGTGTCCCTTGCGACCATCATTTACGTGCCGCGACTTGGCTCGGCATCCTCGTCCACAGGTGTTCTGTGGGAACTCGAAGCTATCGCTGCCGTTATTATTGGCGGGACGGTACTAAAGGGCGGATACGGCCGTATCGGAGGCACCATTCTGGGCGCGCTCATCCTGACCACCATCGGCAATATCCTAAATTTCACCGATATGATTTCCAACTATCTGAACGGGACCATGCAAGGTCTGATCATCATCGTTGCGGTTTGGCTGCAGCGCGGAGATTGGGGCCGGAAAAACAAAGCAAACTAA
- a CDS encoding sugar ABC transporter ATP-binding protein, translating to MGGETVPDGQTIAASVLCAERISKSFGTVPVLFSVSMDIRAGEVHALIGENGAGKSTLMKILSGFHQPTSGRILMDGQEMTLPPNGETEKLGVVLIHQELNLAEQMTVEENVFLGREITRRGRLERKQMADVVQGYLDDIGLDIAPTDRISDLSIAQKQMVEIVKAMSRDARVLIMDEPTATLTEAETELFFKQIERLKAQGVAIIFVSHKLSEVKAISDRVTVLRDGQWIATQDAKDLTPDAMAQMMVGRELSDLYPPINEADVDAERVLEVKDLHAPDVKGVTFYLKKGEVLGFSGLIGSGRTAVFEAVCGLAPIDSGEVRFDGRPAEFTSVSKARDAGVVYLTKDRKGKGLLLDKKMRENLTLFALPKFVRNLSVDRKAEAEAMERAVRRFDIRSRDANINVGDLSGGNQQKLLLAKVMECDPRILIIDEPTRGIDVGTKQQIYHFIAAIAAEGVSVVVISSEMPEIIGVSHRVVVMREGQITGVLTGDHINENEIVRFAAGLKREMTHD from the coding sequence ATGGGAGGAGAGACTGTGCCAGACGGCCAGACCATAGCCGCGTCGGTGCTGTGCGCCGAGCGCATCAGCAAGTCGTTCGGGACCGTGCCAGTCCTGTTCAGCGTGTCGATGGACATCCGTGCAGGAGAGGTTCACGCGCTGATCGGTGAGAACGGTGCGGGCAAGTCCACGCTGATGAAAATCCTGTCGGGATTCCACCAGCCCACATCGGGACGCATTCTGATGGACGGGCAGGAAATGACCCTGCCGCCCAATGGCGAGACCGAGAAGCTGGGCGTTGTCCTCATTCACCAGGAGCTAAACCTTGCCGAGCAGATGACGGTTGAGGAAAACGTCTTCCTGGGCCGGGAGATCACACGTCGCGGAAGGCTGGAGCGAAAACAAATGGCCGATGTCGTGCAGGGCTATCTGGACGACATCGGGTTGGACATTGCCCCTACGGATCGAATTTCTGATCTGTCGATCGCACAGAAGCAGATGGTTGAAATCGTCAAGGCCATGAGCCGCGATGCGCGGGTTCTGATCATGGACGAACCTACCGCGACGCTCACAGAGGCGGAAACCGAGCTATTCTTCAAGCAGATCGAGCGGTTGAAGGCGCAAGGCGTGGCAATCATCTTTGTGAGCCACAAACTGTCTGAAGTGAAAGCAATTTCCGATCGTGTAACGGTTTTGCGCGACGGGCAGTGGATTGCCACGCAGGACGCCAAAGACCTGACCCCGGATGCTATGGCCCAGATGATGGTCGGACGGGAGTTGTCAGACCTTTACCCTCCTATCAACGAGGCCGACGTGGATGCGGAGCGGGTGCTGGAGGTCAAAGATCTCCATGCGCCAGATGTCAAAGGCGTGACCTTCTATCTGAAGAAAGGCGAGGTGCTGGGGTTTTCCGGTCTGATTGGGTCGGGGCGAACTGCGGTCTTCGAGGCGGTGTGCGGTCTGGCTCCGATTGATAGCGGCGAAGTCCGGTTTGATGGCCGGCCAGCTGAGTTTACGTCGGTTAGCAAAGCGCGGGACGCCGGGGTCGTTTACCTGACCAAGGACCGAAAGGGCAAAGGTTTGCTTCTGGACAAGAAGATGCGGGAGAACCTGACGCTCTTTGCCCTGCCAAAGTTTGTGCGCAACTTGTCCGTGGATCGTAAGGCCGAGGCCGAAGCAATGGAGCGTGCGGTACGCCGCTTCGATATTCGCTCCCGCGATGCGAACATCAATGTCGGTGACCTATCGGGCGGAAACCAACAGAAACTTCTGCTGGCGAAGGTCATGGAATGTGACCCGCGTATTCTGATTATCGACGAGCCGACGCGAGGCATCGATGTGGGTACGAAACAGCAGATATACCATTTCATTGCAGCGATCGCCGCAGAGGGTGTGTCGGTCGTGGTTATCTCATCCGAGATGCCCGAAATCATTGGCGTCAGCCACCGCGTTGTGGTGATGCGCGAAGGTCAGATTACCGGTGTCCTGACCGGAGACCATATCAACGAAAACGAAATTGTTCGCTTTGCCGCAGGGCTGAAGCGGGAGATGACCCATGACTGA
- a CDS encoding aldehyde dehydrogenase (NADP(+)), which yields MLTGKHLIAGQWVGGDETFTNEPVSGPADSFARGTVADVDQACKAAEEAFWSFGYSTEAERAAFLREIATQIDARGDDITHMGVKETGLPAARLEGERGRTVGQLRLFADHIEAGDYLDVRHDPALPDRAPLPRPDIKLKQRPIGPVAVFGASNFPLAFSTAGGDTAAALAAGCPVVVKGHSAHPGVSDIVAQAIDAAIKVCGMPPGVFSQIQGGNRAVGQAVVQHPLIRAVGFTGSLAGGRALFDLCAARPEPIPFFGELGSVNPMFVFDSALSARGIEIASGWAASLTMGAGQFCTNPGIAVLQEGAAAEAFVTAASEALEMVAPQAMLTEGIASAYRIGTAQLAGSAGVRQVLATTGGVREATPQLFQTTAQAFLQDPALGEEVFGPLGLVVTVESPEERMALARSLHGQLTCTLQIDEADHEEARRLMPVLERKAGRVLANGFPTGVEVCDAMVHGGPYPASTNFGATSVGTLSIRRFLRPVSYQNMPDTLG from the coding sequence ATGCTGACCGGAAAACACTTGATTGCGGGCCAGTGGGTTGGCGGTGATGAGACATTCACCAACGAGCCGGTGAGTGGGCCCGCCGACAGCTTTGCTCGCGGTACAGTTGCCGACGTTGATCAGGCCTGCAAAGCTGCAGAAGAGGCTTTCTGGTCCTTTGGGTATTCGACAGAAGCGGAACGGGCAGCTTTTCTGCGGGAAATTGCAACTCAAATCGACGCGCGAGGGGACGACATAACCCATATGGGCGTCAAGGAAACCGGACTGCCGGCAGCACGGCTGGAAGGGGAGCGTGGTCGTACTGTTGGACAATTGCGTTTGTTTGCGGACCACATCGAAGCAGGAGACTATCTCGATGTGCGTCATGATCCTGCGTTGCCAGATCGCGCCCCGCTGCCAAGACCGGATATTAAGTTAAAGCAGCGCCCAATTGGGCCGGTAGCGGTGTTTGGTGCCTCTAACTTTCCTTTGGCATTCTCTACGGCTGGCGGCGATACCGCGGCGGCCCTAGCAGCCGGATGTCCGGTTGTCGTCAAAGGTCACTCAGCACATCCCGGTGTTTCCGACATCGTAGCGCAGGCCATCGATGCCGCTATAAAGGTTTGCGGGATGCCGCCCGGTGTCTTTAGCCAAATTCAGGGTGGCAACCGTGCGGTCGGTCAGGCGGTTGTGCAGCATCCGCTGATCCGTGCCGTAGGATTTACAGGTTCGCTGGCCGGCGGGCGCGCATTGTTTGATCTTTGCGCTGCCAGGCCTGAACCAATTCCTTTCTTTGGAGAGTTGGGGTCGGTCAACCCGATGTTTGTATTCGACTCGGCCTTGTCCGCGCGGGGGATCGAAATAGCTTCAGGCTGGGCGGCATCCCTGACGATGGGCGCGGGGCAGTTTTGCACCAACCCCGGCATAGCTGTTTTGCAAGAGGGGGCTGCTGCAGAAGCATTTGTCACGGCGGCGAGCGAGGCGCTCGAAATGGTCGCGCCGCAAGCCATGCTTACTGAGGGCATTGCGTCAGCTTATCGGATCGGCACTGCCCAACTGGCTGGATCCGCCGGTGTCAGGCAGGTGCTGGCGACAACAGGCGGTGTACGTGAAGCAACGCCGCAACTGTTCCAGACGACGGCGCAGGCATTTCTTCAAGACCCGGCGCTGGGCGAAGAGGTCTTTGGGCCGTTGGGACTGGTGGTCACCGTTGAAAGCCCTGAGGAACGTATGGCGCTTGCGCGGTCCCTGCACGGTCAATTGACCTGCACTCTCCAGATTGATGAGGCGGACCATGAAGAAGCCCGTCGCCTGATGCCGGTTTTGGAGCGCAAAGCCGGGCGTGTGCTGGCAAACGGATTCCCGACAGGTGTCGAAGTGTGCGATGCGATGGTGCATGGCGGGCCTTACCCCGCATCGACGAACTTTGGCGCGACCTCTGTAGGCACCCTGTCAATCCGGCGGTTCCTGAGGCCGGTCAGTTATCAAAATATGCCTGACACCCTGGGCTGA
- a CDS encoding TRAP transporter substrate-binding protein, whose amino-acid sequence MISKKTLTAAVAAAGMMVPLAAEAKDWRGWNIHVEDYPVSHGMEAFMAEVTEKTGGELKGKVFHSGVLGSQPDAIEQLRLGIIDFGVFSLGPMGQAVPATNVVSLPFIFKSVPQMYEIMDGEGGEALGKALEEKGIVALGYYDAGARSFYNSIKPINAPADVAGMKVRVMNNDLFVGMIEAMGGNATPMAFAEVYQSIKTGVVDGAENNPPSYESTSHFEVAQYYSMSQHLIIPECLCMAKKTFDALTPEQQEVVREAGRNSTALQRDLWQKREMASMEIVKAGGVTVNEIADKSAFQAAMAPVYETFLADNPDMVELVDLFRNAE is encoded by the coding sequence ATGATTTCCAAAAAGACCCTGACCGCAGCGGTTGCAGCGGCGGGAATGATGGTGCCATTGGCGGCAGAAGCCAAAGACTGGCGCGGTTGGAATATTCACGTCGAGGACTATCCGGTTTCTCACGGCATGGAAGCATTCATGGCGGAAGTTACCGAAAAGACTGGCGGCGAACTGAAGGGTAAAGTGTTCCATTCCGGCGTTCTGGGTAGTCAGCCTGACGCGATTGAGCAACTGCGTCTCGGCATCATCGATTTTGGTGTATTCAGCCTTGGGCCAATGGGTCAGGCTGTGCCTGCGACCAACGTTGTTTCGCTGCCGTTCATTTTCAAATCCGTGCCCCAGATGTACGAGATCATGGATGGCGAAGGCGGCGAAGCTCTCGGTAAGGCACTGGAAGAGAAAGGTATTGTTGCGCTGGGTTATTACGACGCCGGGGCGCGTTCCTTCTATAACTCCATCAAGCCGATCAACGCGCCTGCCGACGTAGCGGGCATGAAAGTCCGCGTTATGAACAACGATCTGTTTGTTGGCATGATCGAAGCAATGGGCGGTAACGCAACGCCTATGGCCTTTGCAGAAGTGTATCAGTCGATCAAGACAGGTGTTGTGGACGGCGCGGAAAACAACCCGCCTTCCTATGAATCCACGAGCCACTTCGAAGTTGCGCAGTACTACTCCATGTCCCAGCACCTGATCATTCCGGAATGCTTGTGCATGGCGAAGAAAACGTTCGATGCACTGACACCGGAACAACAGGAAGTCGTGCGTGAAGCTGGTCGCAATTCTACCGCGTTGCAGCGTGACCTTTGGCAGAAACGTGAGATGGCCTCGATGGAAATTGTAAAGGCCGGTGGTGTTACCGTGAACGAGATTGCTGACAAATCTGCCTTCCAGGCAGCCATGGCGCCGGTTTACGAAACCTTCCTCGCAGATAACCCGGACATGGTGGAACTGGTCGACCTGTTCCGCAACGCCGAGTGA
- a CDS encoding LacI family DNA-binding transcriptional regulator, whose protein sequence is MTEETRKPATIEDVAKLAGVSIATVSRAIRNPEKVAESTRKKVTAAIARTGYTANAMAQNLRMKRSKMVMVMAPSIADPNFPTILIGLEKVANERGYGVLIGNTEGEIALEEGHMRFLSTGMADGLVLLTGHVPVAGGPHATPAQLPPTVAVGRPIETEDLAYVGVDDVAASKMATEYLVSLGHRRIVYVTGGPGNIVSEHRERGYRLGLAEYSEPLESWSIDGDTSSEGGRAAVERLFIKDTLPTAFFCFNDNTAIGVISALRLRGYRVPEDFSVIGFDDIPFASHITPALTTIRQPRSLIGERAMTFLLDGLETREQPRQTELLHGDLVVRESCGPAPASGHALNREP, encoded by the coding sequence TTGACGGAAGAGACCAGAAAACCAGCGACAATCGAGGATGTCGCCAAGCTTGCAGGCGTCTCGATCGCCACTGTCAGCCGTGCGATTCGCAATCCGGAGAAAGTCGCGGAATCGACGCGGAAAAAGGTTACGGCGGCGATTGCTCGCACAGGATACACAGCCAACGCGATGGCCCAGAACCTGCGAATGAAGCGCTCCAAAATGGTCATGGTTATGGCGCCTTCAATCGCGGACCCCAACTTCCCAACCATCCTGATCGGGCTCGAAAAGGTTGCGAACGAACGTGGCTATGGCGTGCTGATTGGCAATACCGAAGGCGAAATCGCGCTGGAAGAAGGACATATGCGCTTTCTCTCGACGGGCATGGCCGATGGTCTTGTACTTCTCACCGGCCATGTTCCCGTTGCGGGTGGACCTCATGCAACCCCCGCGCAATTGCCGCCCACGGTGGCCGTAGGGCGACCAATCGAAACCGAAGACCTGGCGTACGTCGGGGTAGATGACGTGGCGGCCTCCAAAATGGCGACCGAATACCTCGTTTCACTCGGACACCGGCGGATCGTCTATGTTACTGGGGGCCCTGGCAATATCGTGTCCGAGCATCGTGAGCGTGGCTACCGGCTTGGCTTGGCAGAATATTCGGAACCGCTGGAAAGCTGGAGCATTGACGGCGACACCAGCTCGGAAGGCGGACGCGCCGCAGTCGAGCGTCTTTTCATCAAGGACACCCTACCCACTGCGTTTTTCTGCTTTAACGACAACACGGCCATCGGTGTTATTTCCGCCCTGCGGCTTCGCGGGTATCGGGTGCCCGAGGATTTTTCGGTGATCGGCTTTGACGACATACCGTTCGCCAGCCACATCACTCCGGCACTCACAACCATCCGACAGCCACGCAGCCTGATTGGCGAGCGTGCCATGACCTTTTTGCTGGATGGATTGGAAACCCGCGAGCAACCTCGCCAAACCGAACTATTACACGGCGACCTGGTGGTACGCGAGAGTTGTGGGCCCGCCCCAGCGTCGGGCCACGCACTTAATCGCGAGCCTTGA
- a CDS encoding ribonuclease activity regulator RraA → MSKLTPELREALMNISTATLTTAMFKRGFRNIFFQGPQRLNPGRNMVGEAYTLRYIPAREDLDLLESFADRSNPQRKGVEECPEGAVFVIDSRGDASAASAGGILVTRLQTRGVAGVVTDGGFRDTPEISDLDMPAYHSRPSAPTNLISHHAVAINDPIACGGVSVFPGDVIVGDGEGVVCIPAHLVEEITAECVDMTIFEDFVLEMVQDGVSTFGLYPPTDPETAEKFSAWRQRNNR, encoded by the coding sequence ATGTCCAAACTTACACCAGAATTGCGCGAGGCGCTGATGAACATCAGCACCGCGACCTTGACCACTGCGATGTTCAAGCGCGGCTTCCGCAATATCTTTTTCCAGGGACCGCAGCGATTGAATCCGGGGCGCAACATGGTCGGTGAGGCCTATACGTTGCGATATATTCCCGCGCGCGAAGATCTTGATCTTCTGGAAAGCTTTGCAGACCGCTCCAACCCGCAACGCAAGGGCGTGGAGGAGTGTCCGGAGGGCGCAGTTTTTGTAATTGACTCGCGCGGAGATGCCTCTGCGGCTTCGGCAGGCGGAATTCTGGTGACACGCCTGCAAACGCGAGGGGTGGCCGGTGTCGTGACTGATGGCGGTTTTCGGGACACGCCGGAAATCTCCGATCTGGACATGCCCGCATACCACTCGCGCCCCAGTGCGCCGACCAACCTGATCAGCCACCACGCTGTTGCGATCAACGATCCGATCGCGTGCGGCGGCGTTTCAGTCTTTCCGGGAGACGTGATTGTCGGGGACGGCGAAGGTGTTGTTTGTATTCCTGCGCATTTAGTGGAAGAAATTACTGCGGAATGTGTGGACATGACGATCTTTGAAGATTTCGTTTTGGAAATGGTTCAGGATGGCGTATCCACCTTCGGTCTGTATCCACCGACCGATCCGGAGACCGCAGAAAAGTTCAGCGCATGGAGGCAGCGCAACAACCGATGA
- a CDS encoding TRAP transporter small permease, with protein sequence MQDYPEWIVRGERILDGLSKLCVFVASCALVVLVATFGWLVFGRYVLNATPTWVEQLALLLVCYIAYLGAAAGVHERTHLGVTLFRDMMGPKVSAYLKLFNDIVLAAFGGLMAVASLELFQFGWSTLLPMLNIPESFRTLSALLCGGLVCIFAGFRALFRLALMMRGQTYYEEEAV encoded by the coding sequence GTGCAGGACTATCCTGAATGGATCGTACGCGGCGAACGCATTCTGGACGGGCTGAGCAAGCTGTGCGTCTTTGTTGCCAGCTGCGCTTTGGTGGTCTTGGTGGCCACGTTCGGATGGCTGGTGTTTGGTCGCTATGTTTTGAATGCGACACCGACTTGGGTTGAGCAACTGGCTCTGTTGCTGGTCTGCTATATTGCCTATCTGGGCGCCGCGGCAGGCGTGCATGAGCGAACGCACCTTGGCGTTACATTGTTTCGCGACATGATGGGTCCCAAAGTCAGCGCCTATCTCAAGCTTTTCAACGACATTGTCTTGGCGGCCTTTGGCGGGTTGATGGCGGTGGCGAGCCTCGAGCTGTTTCAGTTCGGCTGGTCCACGCTTTTGCCGATGCTGAACATTCCTGAAAGCTTCCGCACGCTATCAGCACTGCTTTGTGGTGGTCTAGTGTGCATTTTCGCCGGGTTTCGCGCCCTCTTTCGTCTCGCGCTGATGATGCGCGGGCAGACCTACTACGAAGAGGAGGCCGTGTAA
- a CDS encoding TRAP transporter large permease, translating into MGLALLLGVFGGCVVIGIPVAFAMGVAAAAAFWYEGFPLLITFQRSVSGISVFSLLAIPFFVFAGELMLHGGIAARLVRFASALVGHIRGGLASVNIFSSMLFGGISGSAVADISALGSILIPVMKERGYRPDYAVNVTVTSSIAGIVIPPSHNMIIFAVAAGGGLSISQLFLAGVLPGILMCICLAVAAYIIAIKHNYPAEQFPGWGEVARTSLAAIPGLVTAVIIVGGVLSGIFTVTESGAFGAIYALLLTFFVYRTLDWNGFKTAVVQAVRTTAMVMVLIGFASSFAYLLALYQVPEKLGDFMLGISESKFAILLMINLMLLVLGMIMDMAALILICTPIFLPIVKSLGMEPEQFGIMLLVNLGLGLCTPPVGTCLFVGCAVGRIRIEETLKSIWPFYLAILFALILVTYVPAVSLFLPSLLG; encoded by the coding sequence ATGGGACTGGCACTACTTCTTGGCGTCTTTGGCGGCTGCGTCGTCATAGGCATTCCGGTGGCCTTTGCGATGGGCGTCGCCGCGGCGGCAGCCTTCTGGTACGAAGGTTTCCCTTTGCTGATTACCTTTCAGCGTTCCGTTTCCGGAATTTCCGTTTTTTCGCTTCTGGCGATTCCGTTTTTTGTTTTTGCCGGTGAACTGATGCTGCACGGCGGGATTGCCGCGCGGCTTGTGCGGTTCGCTTCCGCTCTTGTCGGGCACATTCGTGGCGGGTTGGCCTCGGTCAATATCTTCTCGAGCATGTTGTTCGGGGGCATCTCGGGGTCTGCTGTGGCGGATATCTCCGCATTGGGCTCGATCCTCATCCCGGTGATGAAAGAGCGCGGATACCGTCCGGACTACGCGGTCAACGTGACTGTGACGTCGTCGATTGCCGGTATCGTCATTCCACCGAGCCACAACATGATCATCTTTGCGGTTGCAGCCGGCGGTGGTCTGTCGATTTCGCAGCTGTTCCTTGCAGGCGTTCTGCCGGGTATCCTGATGTGTATCTGCCTTGCGGTGGCTGCCTATATCATTGCGATCAAACACAACTATCCGGCGGAGCAATTCCCCGGTTGGGGTGAGGTTGCTCGGACGTCTCTGGCGGCCATCCCGGGCCTGGTCACCGCTGTGATCATCGTGGGTGGTGTTCTGTCGGGCATCTTTACGGTCACCGAGTCCGGTGCGTTCGGTGCGATCTATGCGCTGTTGCTGACGTTTTTTGTGTATCGCACGCTGGATTGGAACGGGTTCAAAACCGCTGTGGTTCAGGCCGTGCGCACCACTGCAATGGTGATGGTGCTGATCGGGTTTGCCAGTTCCTTTGCCTACCTGCTTGCGCTGTATCAAGTTCCGGAAAAGCTGGGCGACTTCATGCTGGGGATTTCCGAGAGCAAGTTCGCAATCCTGCTGATGATCAACCTGATGCTGCTGGTGCTTGGCATGATCATGGATATGGCTGCGCTGATCCTGATCTGCACGCCGATCTTCTTGCCGATCGTCAAGAGCCTTGGAATGGAGCCGGAGCAATTCGGGATCATGCTGCTGGTCAATCTTGGCCTAGGCCTTTGCACGCCACCGGTCGGGACCTGCCTGTTTGTTGGTTGTGCTGTTGGCCGCATCCGGATCGAGGAAACCTTGAAGTCGATCTGGCCATTCTATCTCGCGATTTTGTTCGCACTCATTCTTGTCACTTACGTACCGGCGGTGTCGTTGTTCCTGCCGTCACTGTTGGGCTAA
- a CDS encoding SDR family NAD(P)-dependent oxidoreductase → MDLKGKTAIVTGGGRDIGRACVMELAARGANVVINYFASSEGADSAVAEIKAAGGQAIALQGDLTKEAEAAALVKAAVDAFGSIDVLVHVTGGLLKRVKMSEMTLAHWNAVMDVNLTSFVLMVSASLPHFNKGGSIVGLASQAGRDGGGPGAVAYGASKGAIMTLTRGMAKELGPDIRVNSLCPGMIDTDFHNTFTTDAVREHVAGITPLKREGTSEEVAKVVGFLASDASSFVTGTNIDVNGGTLFS, encoded by the coding sequence ATGGATCTGAAGGGCAAAACGGCAATCGTTACGGGTGGTGGTCGCGACATCGGACGGGCTTGCGTTATGGAGCTGGCTGCGCGCGGCGCGAACGTTGTCATCAATTATTTTGCCAGCTCGGAGGGTGCAGATAGCGCTGTTGCCGAAATCAAGGCGGCAGGCGGGCAGGCGATTGCCTTGCAAGGCGATCTTACCAAGGAAGCAGAGGCTGCCGCGCTGGTGAAGGCTGCGGTTGACGCTTTTGGCAGCATTGACGTGTTGGTGCATGTGACCGGAGGCCTTCTGAAGCGTGTGAAAATGTCAGAAATGACGCTGGCCCACTGGAACGCTGTTATGGACGTCAATCTCACGTCGTTTGTCCTGATGGTGAGCGCAAGCCTACCGCACTTTAACAAGGGCGGCTCAATTGTTGGTCTCGCGTCGCAAGCCGGGCGTGACGGCGGCGGACCGGGCGCAGTGGCTTATGGTGCATCCAAAGGCGCGATCATGACACTGACACGAGGCATGGCGAAAGAGCTGGGGCCTGACATTCGGGTAAACAGCCTGTGTCCGGGTATGATCGATACCGATTTTCACAACACTTTCACCACTGATGCGGTGCGGGAGCATGTGGCCGGAATTACCCCTCTGAAACGTGAGGGCACCTCCGAAGAAGTTGCTAAGGTTGTCGGGTTCCTCGCTAGCGATGCATCGTCTTTCGTCACTGGCACAAACATCGACGTAAATGGCGGGACGCTCTTTTCCTGA